The proteins below come from a single Miscanthus floridulus cultivar M001 chromosome 1, ASM1932011v1, whole genome shotgun sequence genomic window:
- the LOC136488240 gene encoding transcription factor-like protein DPB isoform X2, protein MVSGAGPSGGAAHSSSTGGGGGSPSDRGGAAPSASASVSTPASESTVARRLNGLDLQGDDAPSLQPAASKKKKRGTHAVGPDKNGRGLRQFSMRVCEKVESKGRTTYNEVADELVAEFSDPNTNIDSPDPDNPSAQQYDEKNIRRRVYDALNVLMAMEIISKDKKEIQWRGLPKTSMNDIEELKTEVIGLKGRIDKKNAYLQDLQDQYVCLQNLVRRNEQLYGSGDAPSGGVALPFILVKTRPHATVEVEISEDMQLVHFDFNRMIPLY, encoded by the exons ATGGTCTCCGGTGCCGGACCCTCCGGCGGGGCAGCCCACTCCTCGTCCACCGGTGGTGGGGGCGGCTCCCCCTCCGACAGGGGTGGCGCCGCGCCCTCGGCCTCGGCGTCGGTCTCCACGCCAGCCAGCGAGAGCACCGTCGCCCGCCGCCTCAACGGACTTGACCTCCAGGGCGACGACGCGCCATCGTTGCAGCCAGCCGCGAG taagaagaaaaagagagggACACATGCAGTTGGTCCTGACAAAAATGGCCGTGGATTGCGCCAATTTAGCATGAGAG TCTGTGAGAAAGTCGAAAGCAAAGGGAGAACAACCTACAATGAG GTGGCAGATGAACTGGTTGCTGAGTTTTCAGATCCCAATACCAATATTGACTCTCCAGATCCTGATAATCCCTCTGCG CAACAATATGATGAGAAAAATATTCGAAGAAGAGTTTATGATGCGCTGAATGTCCTAATGGCTATGGAAATTATATCTAAAGATAAAAAGGAAATACAATGGAGAGGCTTGCCCAAGACAAGTATGAATGATATTGAAGAATTGAAG ACAGAGGTCATTGGACTGAAAGGTCGGATTGacaagaaaaatgcatatctgcAGGATTTACAAGATCAA TATGTATGTCTCCAAAACTTGGTTCGACGGAATGAGCAGCTATATGGGTCGGGAGATGCACCCTCCGGTGGAGTGGCCTTGCCATTTATACTAGTTAAG ACACGTCCTCATGCAACTGTAGAAGTGGAGATATCAGAAGATATGCAGCTCGTGCATTTTGACTTCAATAG GATGATACCTTTGTACTGA
- the LOC136488240 gene encoding transcription factor-like protein DPB isoform X1 — protein sequence MVSGAGPSGGAAHSSSTGGGGGSPSDRGGAAPSASASVSTPASESTVARRLNGLDLQGDDAPSLQPAASKKKKRGTHAVGPDKNGRGLRQFSMRVCEKVESKGRTTYNEVADELVAEFSDPNTNIDSPDPDNPSAQQYDEKNIRRRVYDALNVLMAMEIISKDKKEIQWRGLPKTSMNDIEELKTEVIGLKGRIDKKNAYLQDLQDQYVCLQNLVRRNEQLYGSGDAPSGGVALPFILVKTRPHATVEVEISEDMQLVHFDFNSTPFELQDDTFVLKAMGLSGKEETDCTQAPVVNGGECSSTPNNYWHQSPQPPGPRGVRVPNSPPIPGILKGRVKHEH from the exons ATGGTCTCCGGTGCCGGACCCTCCGGCGGGGCAGCCCACTCCTCGTCCACCGGTGGTGGGGGCGGCTCCCCCTCCGACAGGGGTGGCGCCGCGCCCTCGGCCTCGGCGTCGGTCTCCACGCCAGCCAGCGAGAGCACCGTCGCCCGCCGCCTCAACGGACTTGACCTCCAGGGCGACGACGCGCCATCGTTGCAGCCAGCCGCGAG taagaagaaaaagagagggACACATGCAGTTGGTCCTGACAAAAATGGCCGTGGATTGCGCCAATTTAGCATGAGAG TCTGTGAGAAAGTCGAAAGCAAAGGGAGAACAACCTACAATGAG GTGGCAGATGAACTGGTTGCTGAGTTTTCAGATCCCAATACCAATATTGACTCTCCAGATCCTGATAATCCCTCTGCG CAACAATATGATGAGAAAAATATTCGAAGAAGAGTTTATGATGCGCTGAATGTCCTAATGGCTATGGAAATTATATCTAAAGATAAAAAGGAAATACAATGGAGAGGCTTGCCCAAGACAAGTATGAATGATATTGAAGAATTGAAG ACAGAGGTCATTGGACTGAAAGGTCGGATTGacaagaaaaatgcatatctgcAGGATTTACAAGATCAA TATGTATGTCTCCAAAACTTGGTTCGACGGAATGAGCAGCTATATGGGTCGGGAGATGCACCCTCCGGTGGAGTGGCCTTGCCATTTATACTAGTTAAG ACACGTCCTCATGCAACTGTAGAAGTGGAGATATCAGAAGATATGCAGCTCGTGCATTTTGACTTCAATAG CACTCCTTTTGAGTTGCAGGATGATACCTTTGTACTGAAAGCAATGGGATTATCTGGCAAAGAAGAAACTGATTGTACGCAAGCTCCTGTTGTGAATGGAGGTGAGTGCTCAAGTACACCGAACAATTATTGGCATCAATCACCACAGCCTCCAGGGCCAAGAGGAGTTAGGGTACCGAACTCGCCTCCTATTCCAGGGATACTAAAAGGGCGCGTCAAGCATGAACACTAG